The Exiguobacterium mexicanum genome includes a window with the following:
- a CDS encoding NAD-dependent epimerase/dehydratase family protein, translating to MRKTIVIAGASGYIGSNVMDHLKEEYDIIALSRSTKNKEDEDHITWRSCDLFSYEQTREACEGADYAMFLVHSMIPDGGLTQATFEDMDALIADNFARATKANDIEQIVYLSGIIPKESKTLSRHLKSRLEVERILGGQGVPVTTIRAGLIIGPEGSSFPILAKLVKRLPVMILPNWTKTETHPIDLREAVQALISVVGAEALYDHHIDIGGPEVMTYRKMIEDTADVMGKRRVMIDFPFPTIKLSRLWVMAVTGEPKDTVYPLVESMGHAMVAKDTTGVKQGEIPFKEAVEHALEEEEKQKSGGGKKKKAPQQYTVRSIQRFGLPENKSALWMADTYFEWLGRLAYPLIQTTKEDDDWEIALLRPSLVALHLSLEDEATDDMASYSIDGGMFAKLSEDDKTGRLEFRRLPESEEGLVAIHEFVPALPWWFYTKTQAKAHLVVMWLFGRHVRLLGEDADEGDQVVEAPTN from the coding sequence ATGCGGAAAACCATCGTCATCGCGGGCGCGAGCGGCTATATCGGCTCGAACGTGATGGACCATTTAAAAGAAGAATATGACATTATCGCCTTGTCCCGCTCGACGAAGAATAAAGAAGACGAGGACCACATCACGTGGCGGTCGTGCGACTTGTTCTCATATGAACAGACACGTGAGGCGTGCGAGGGAGCAGACTACGCCATGTTCCTCGTCCACTCGATGATTCCGGACGGCGGATTGACGCAAGCGACGTTCGAAGACATGGACGCGCTCATCGCCGACAACTTCGCCCGGGCGACGAAAGCGAACGACATCGAACAAATCGTCTACTTGAGCGGCATCATTCCGAAAGAGTCGAAGACGTTGTCACGTCACTTGAAGAGCCGGCTCGAAGTCGAACGGATTCTCGGCGGTCAAGGCGTGCCGGTGACGACGATTCGAGCCGGGCTCATCATCGGTCCAGAAGGTTCGTCGTTCCCGATTCTCGCGAAGCTCGTCAAACGCTTGCCGGTCATGATTCTTCCGAACTGGACGAAGACGGAGACGCATCCGATCGATTTGCGTGAAGCCGTCCAAGCACTCATCTCGGTCGTCGGGGCCGAGGCGCTGTACGACCATCATATCGATATCGGTGGACCGGAAGTGATGACGTATCGCAAGATGATTGAAGATACGGCTGACGTCATGGGCAAACGTCGCGTCATGATCGACTTCCCGTTCCCGACGATCAAACTGTCGCGATTGTGGGTCATGGCCGTGACGGGTGAACCGAAAGACACCGTCTATCCGCTCGTCGAGAGCATGGGCCACGCCATGGTCGCGAAAGACACGACCGGCGTCAAGCAAGGGGAAATCCCGTTCAAGGAAGCGGTCGAGCACGCGCTCGAGGAAGAAGAGAAACAGAAGTCAGGTGGCGGCAAGAAGAAAAAAGCGCCGCAACAGTATACCGTCCGCTCGATTCAACGGTTCGGTCTGCCAGAGAACAAATCGGCGCTATGGATGGCCGACACGTATTTCGAGTGGCTCGGCCGGCTCGCGTATCCGCTCATCCAGACGACGAAAGAAGACGATGACTGGGAAATCGCGCTCCTCCGTCCGTCACTCGTCGCACTCCATCTGTCGCTCGAAGACGAGGCGACGGACGACATGGCGTCCTATTCCATCGACGGCGGCATGTTCGCGAAGTTGAGTGAGGATGACAAGACAGGCCGGCTCGAGTTCAGACGGCTCCCGGAGTCAGAAGAAGGGCTCGTCGCCATCCACGAGTTCGTGCCGGCGCTGCCATGGTGGTTCTATACGAAGACGCAGGCGAAAGCCCACCTCGTCGTCATGTGGCTGTTCGGCCGTCACGTCCGTCTGCTTGGGGAAGATGCGGACGAGGGCGACCAAGTCGTCGAAGCACCGACGAATTAA
- a CDS encoding SulP family inorganic anion transporter: MDNFMTSRQGWQKDISAGITVGVVAVPLAMAFAIASGVGPVYGLYTAIIAGILVSLFGGSTFQIAGPTGAFIPIVSGVMLAHGYEGLLVTTFLAGILLFLMSVLRVGRLIRFMPRAVTIGFTAGIAVVIFVDQLDELFGITFEKAPHFHENLLTLVTSLHEASLWPVFIAAIGFLTLWLVPKLPVKLPLLLMAMLVPTFVSLVIPGEVATIGSAYGGIPSGLPEFNWLAIDLDLIATLMPSAFAIAFLGALESLLSGAVADGMAGTKMNPDKELFGQGLANVVVPFFGGIPATGAIARTATNIQAGAVSRRSGVIHGLTVLLAVLVLAPLASYVPLAALAPILMRVAWNMSERHHVFEMLRHRSAESLVLLITLGLTVFVDLVVAVEVGVICALALFAKRMADTIDVREQTERYVTRDGQVVFSVEGPLFFGAIEMFEHVLHHIHDEPDVFIFNFHRCPVIDVTAVEEIRRVVRELKAADRRVVFAHLSAPVRQTLTHYGVLDHVDTFETTQEAIDAS, encoded by the coding sequence ATGGACAACTTCATGACATCACGCCAAGGATGGCAAAAAGACATCTCGGCCGGGATCACCGTCGGGGTCGTCGCCGTGCCGCTCGCGATGGCGTTCGCGATCGCCTCAGGTGTCGGACCGGTGTACGGCCTGTACACGGCCATCATCGCTGGGATCCTCGTCAGCCTGTTCGGGGGCTCGACGTTCCAAATCGCCGGACCGACCGGCGCCTTCATCCCGATCGTCTCGGGCGTCATGCTCGCGCACGGCTATGAAGGATTGCTCGTGACGACGTTCCTCGCCGGGATCCTGTTGTTCCTCATGAGCGTACTCCGCGTCGGACGACTCATCCGCTTCATGCCGCGGGCTGTCACGATCGGGTTCACGGCCGGGATCGCCGTCGTCATCTTCGTCGACCAGCTCGACGAACTGTTCGGCATCACGTTCGAGAAGGCACCGCACTTCCACGAGAACTTATTAACGCTCGTGACGTCGTTACATGAAGCGAGTTTATGGCCTGTCTTCATTGCCGCCATCGGTTTCTTGACGCTCTGGCTCGTGCCGAAACTGCCTGTAAAATTGCCGCTTCTCTTGATGGCGATGCTCGTGCCGACGTTCGTCAGCCTCGTCATCCCAGGAGAAGTCGCGACGATCGGCAGCGCCTATGGCGGCATCCCGAGCGGACTGCCGGAGTTCAACTGGCTCGCGATCGACCTCGATTTGATTGCGACGCTCATGCCATCGGCGTTCGCCATCGCCTTCCTCGGGGCGCTCGAGTCGCTATTGTCAGGTGCAGTCGCGGACGGCATGGCCGGCACGAAGATGAACCCGGACAAGGAACTGTTCGGGCAAGGGCTCGCCAACGTCGTCGTCCCGTTCTTCGGCGGGATTCCGGCGACCGGCGCCATCGCCCGGACGGCGACGAACATTCAAGCCGGGGCCGTCAGCCGCCGCTCCGGCGTCATCCACGGGTTGACGGTGCTCCTCGCCGTGCTCGTGTTGGCACCGCTCGCGAGCTACGTCCCACTGGCCGCGCTCGCCCCGATCTTGATGCGCGTCGCTTGGAACATGTCGGAGCGGCACCACGTCTTCGAGATGCTACGGCATCGGTCGGCCGAGTCGCTCGTCCTGCTCATCACGCTCGGACTGACCGTCTTCGTCGATCTCGTCGTCGCCGTCGAGGTCGGGGTCATCTGTGCGCTCGCCTTGTTCGCGAAACGGATGGCCGATACGATCGACGTCCGCGAACAGACGGAACGGTACGTGACGCGCGACGGCCAGGTCGTCTTCAGCGTCGAAGGACCGCTCTTCTTCGGGGCGATCGAGATGTTCGAGCACGTGTTGCATCATATCCATGACGAGCCTGACGTGTTCATCTTCAACTTCCACCGCTGTCCGGTCATCGACGTGACGGCCGTTGAAGAGATTCGCCGCGTCGTCCGAGAGTTGAAAGCGGCCGACCGTCGTGTCGTCTTCGCGCACTTGTCGGCACCCGTGCGCCAGACGCTCACGCATTATGGCGTGCTCGACCACGTCGACACGTTCGAAACGACGCAGGAAGCGATTGACGCGTCTTAA
- a CDS encoding YolD-like family protein, with protein sequence MSQTRYKDRGELKWIPFLMPEHVALLKKYYAHVQKIELPDLDEQLLYLWQTELERAIREGDAVELTLFDNGMTHTVRGYVHAIYYAEREVELFDTDVRRIPFGQILSVR encoded by the coding sequence ATGAGCCAGACCCGCTACAAAGACCGCGGTGAATTGAAATGGATCCCGTTCCTCATGCCCGAGCACGTGGCGCTGCTAAAGAAATATTACGCCCACGTCCAAAAGATCGAGCTGCCTGACTTGGATGAGCAGCTCCTCTACTTATGGCAGACCGAGCTCGAACGCGCCATCCGTGAAGGCGACGCCGTCGAGCTGACGCTGTTCGACAACGGCATGACCCATACGGTGCGCGGCTACGTCCACGCCATCTATTATGCCGAGCGTGAAGTCGAGCTGTTCGACACGGACGTGCGTCGCATCCCGTTCGGTCAGATTCTGTCCGTCCGTTAA
- a CDS encoding DNA polymerase thumb domain-containing protein, with translation MRRRIFCIDSVSFYASCECAARKLNPYKTKLVVLSNLQDHGALVLAATPPMKQLGIKTGSRRFHIDRLPWHERRHVIYAEARMSHYLNVSVQIVHILHQFAPPEAIRVYSVDETLVDLTGTERLFGNDAHVARLIRSTVFRYTGIPVTIGIGPNNVLAKLVLDLHGKKTGVASCFLHDVERLIHPAPIGKMWGVGAKMEVHLRRLGIDTIGDLARYPLETLHEKFGVIGAELWHHAWGIDESPTILPPSSLFGAKRQRPRTIGHGITLMKDYTTYTAIRLVLQAIAVEVGMRTRQAGLVGGSVHLGVRYTRTSERRGFSKQKKLARFTADEREFLPVLLTLFLDAWDETEAVRYVSVALGKLEPRSDHVQLSFFEDEWARARRFDFLDLVDRLNVRFGRGTIRPASSLLKDSPLRTRQRLIGGHKQGGESS, from the coding sequence ATGCGACGTCGGATTTTTTGTATCGACAGCGTCTCGTTCTACGCCAGTTGCGAGTGCGCCGCCCGCAAGTTGAACCCGTACAAGACAAAGCTCGTCGTCTTATCGAACCTGCAGGACCACGGTGCCCTCGTCCTCGCCGCGACGCCGCCGATGAAGCAGCTCGGCATCAAGACCGGCTCTAGACGGTTCCACATCGACCGGTTGCCGTGGCATGAGCGACGGCACGTCATCTACGCCGAGGCCAGGATGAGTCATTATTTGAACGTGTCCGTCCAAATCGTCCACATCTTGCATCAGTTCGCACCGCCTGAGGCGATCCGCGTCTACTCGGTCGACGAGACGCTCGTCGACTTGACCGGGACGGAGCGGCTGTTCGGGAACGATGCGCACGTCGCCCGCCTCATCCGCTCGACCGTGTTCCGCTATACCGGCATCCCGGTCACGATTGGCATCGGGCCGAACAACGTCCTCGCCAAGCTCGTCCTCGACCTTCATGGGAAGAAGACGGGTGTCGCCAGCTGTTTCCTCCACGACGTCGAACGATTAATTCACCCGGCCCCGATCGGCAAGATGTGGGGCGTCGGTGCGAAGATGGAAGTCCATCTCCGGCGGCTCGGCATCGACACGATCGGCGACCTCGCCCGCTATCCGCTCGAGACGCTCCATGAAAAGTTCGGCGTCATCGGCGCCGAGCTGTGGCATCACGCCTGGGGCATCGATGAGTCGCCGACGATCCTCCCGCCAAGCTCTTTGTTCGGCGCGAAGCGGCAGCGGCCCCGGACGATCGGTCACGGCATCACGCTCATGAAAGACTATACAACGTATACGGCCATCCGGCTCGTCTTGCAGGCCATCGCCGTCGAGGTCGGGATGCGGACGCGACAGGCGGGACTCGTCGGCGGCAGCGTCCATCTCGGCGTCCGCTACACCCGGACGAGCGAGCGGCGCGGCTTCAGCAAACAAAAAAAGCTCGCCCGCTTCACAGCGGACGAGCGCGAGTTCTTGCCGGTATTGTTGACGCTCTTCCTCGACGCCTGGGACGAGACGGAGGCCGTCCGTTACGTCTCGGTCGCCCTCGGCAAGCTCGAGCCAAGGAGCGACCACGTTCAGCTCTCCTTCTTCGAGGACGAGTGGGCCCGGGCGCGCCGGTTCGACTTCCTCGACCTCGTCGATCGCTTGAACGTCCGCTTCGGGCGCGGCACGATCCGCCCAGCATCGAGTTTACTGAAAGACAGTCCGCTCCGGACGCGGCAACGCCTCATCGGCGGACATAAACAAGGAGGTGAATCGTCATGA